The following are encoded together in the Tepidiforma bonchosmolovskayae genome:
- a CDS encoding aldo/keto reductase: MEFRHLGRSGLEVSLVGLGCNNFGIRCDFEQSKAVVHRALDLGITLFDTADVYGGGGRSEEFLGKILKGHREKVVIATKFGMKMGEGPHRMGASRKYIMQAVEDSLRRLDTDYIDLYQVHRPDPHTPIEETLRALDDLVRQGKVRYIGHSNFAAWQATEAHFVAQRLNVTPFISAQNEYNLLDRRIEAELVPACNAYGLSILPYFPLASGFLTGKYRKGEELPAGTRLANAGPMAARVLTDRNFAILEKLETFAQARGKGMVDLAIGWLASQPHVGSVIAGATRPEQVDQNVAAAAWRLTADELAEVDAITR, encoded by the coding sequence ATGGAGTTTCGGCATCTCGGCCGGTCGGGCCTCGAGGTTTCGCTCGTGGGGCTCGGCTGCAACAACTTCGGCATCCGCTGCGATTTCGAGCAATCGAAGGCGGTGGTGCACCGCGCGCTCGACCTCGGGATTACGCTGTTCGACACGGCGGATGTGTACGGCGGGGGCGGCCGCTCGGAGGAGTTCCTCGGGAAGATCCTGAAGGGCCACCGGGAGAAGGTGGTCATCGCGACGAAGTTCGGGATGAAGATGGGCGAAGGGCCGCACCGGATGGGCGCCTCGCGGAAGTACATCATGCAGGCGGTGGAGGACTCGCTGCGGCGGCTGGATACGGACTACATCGACCTGTACCAGGTGCACCGGCCGGACCCGCACACGCCGATCGAGGAGACGCTCCGGGCGCTGGACGACCTGGTGCGGCAGGGGAAGGTGCGGTACATCGGGCATTCGAACTTTGCGGCCTGGCAGGCGACGGAGGCGCACTTCGTGGCGCAGCGGCTGAATGTGACGCCGTTCATTTCGGCGCAGAACGAGTACAACCTGCTCGACCGGCGGATCGAGGCGGAGCTGGTGCCGGCGTGCAACGCGTACGGGCTGAGCATCCTGCCGTACTTCCCGCTGGCGAGCGGCTTCCTGACCGGGAAGTACCGGAAGGGGGAGGAGCTGCCGGCGGGCACGCGGCTGGCGAACGCGGGGCCGATGGCGGCGCGGGTGCTGACGGACCGGAATTTCGCCATCCTCGAGAAGCTGGAGACGTTCGCGCAGGCGCGGGGGAAGGGGATGGTGGACCTCGCCATCGGGTGGCTGGCGAGCCAGCCGCACGTGGGGAGCGTCATTGCGGGTGCGACGCGGCCGGAGCAGGTGGACCAGAACGTGGCGGCGGCCGCGTGGCGGCTGACGGCGGACGAGCTGGCGGAGGTGGACGCGATTACGCGGTAG
- a CDS encoding 1,4-dihydroxy-2-naphthoate polyprenyltransferase, whose amino-acid sequence MTAAAAGARPGRLQAWRMAARLPTLTAAAAPVAVGTAAAIRDDAFALVPALAALFGALCLQVGANFANDVFDHERGADTPDRLGPPRASQLGLLTPRELKAGMAAAFGLALLAGVYLAWVGGWPIVAVGLASIVAAVIYTGGPWPVGYHALGDLFTFVFFGLVAVMGTYYVQAGELTWFSFWAAVPVGATVTMILVVNNLRDIPTDRRTGKVTLGVVLGDRGTRWWFAALFGVTLAVPAGATVTGDAPLGLVVAAVGIADRRPLLRQVLGGTSGRELNPLLKQTARSALVYAVFWAAAIAIQP is encoded by the coding sequence ATGACGGCTGCGGCTGCGGGTGCGCGCCCGGGCCGGCTGCAGGCGTGGCGGATGGCGGCGCGTCTGCCGACGCTGACGGCCGCAGCTGCGCCGGTTGCGGTGGGCACGGCGGCGGCGATCCGGGACGATGCGTTTGCGCTGGTGCCGGCGCTGGCGGCGCTGTTCGGGGCGCTCTGCCTCCAGGTTGGGGCGAATTTCGCCAACGACGTCTTCGACCACGAGCGGGGGGCCGATACGCCGGACCGGCTGGGGCCGCCGCGCGCGAGCCAGCTCGGCCTGCTGACGCCGCGGGAGCTGAAGGCCGGCATGGCTGCCGCCTTCGGGCTGGCGCTGCTGGCGGGGGTGTACCTCGCGTGGGTTGGCGGCTGGCCCATCGTGGCGGTCGGCCTTGCGAGCATCGTCGCGGCGGTCATCTACACCGGCGGGCCGTGGCCGGTGGGGTACCACGCGCTCGGCGACCTGTTCACGTTCGTCTTCTTCGGGCTCGTGGCGGTGATGGGGACGTACTACGTGCAGGCGGGGGAGCTCACCTGGTTCAGCTTCTGGGCGGCGGTGCCGGTCGGGGCGACCGTCACGATGATCCTCGTGGTGAACAACCTGCGCGACATTCCCACCGACCGGCGGACGGGCAAGGTAACGCTCGGGGTGGTGCTCGGCGACCGGGGGACGCGCTGGTGGTTTGCAGCACTGTTCGGAGTGACGCTGGCGGTGCCAGCCGGGGCGACGGTGACCGGTGACGCGCCGTTGGGGCTCGTCGTCGCCGCCGTGGGGATAGCGGACAGACGGCCGCTCCTCCGGCAGGTGCTTGGGGGAACGAGCGGGCGCGAACTCAACCCGCTCCTGAAGCAAACCGCGCGGTCCGCGCTGGTGTACGCCGTGTTCTGGGCGGCGGCGATCGCCATCCAGCCCTGA
- a CDS encoding ubiquinone/menaquinone biosynthesis methyltransferase yields the protein MAHLPPPEEKARAVRAMFDRISPSYDRVNRLMTFGADQRWRMALVERLGVSPADVVLDLACGTGDFVELCRARGALAVGLDFSRGMLEQAAARSGETSAWVQGDALRLPFRDGVFTVAVSGFALRNFVAIPPVLAELARVLQPGGRLGLLEVDRPRNPLVAAGHRFYFQKVVPRVGGLLADRSAYHYLPESAAYLPEEAEMVRMLREAGFHRIRKQRPMFGAIQSITAERQ from the coding sequence ATGGCGCATCTGCCCCCGCCCGAGGAGAAGGCCCGCGCGGTCCGCGCGATGTTCGACCGCATCTCGCCCTCGTACGACCGGGTGAACCGGCTGATGACCTTCGGGGCGGACCAGCGCTGGCGGATGGCGCTGGTCGAGCGGCTCGGGGTAAGCCCGGCGGATGTGGTGCTCGACCTGGCCTGCGGCACGGGCGACTTCGTCGAGCTCTGCCGGGCGCGCGGGGCGCTGGCCGTCGGGCTCGATTTCAGCCGTGGGATGCTCGAACAGGCGGCGGCGCGCTCGGGCGAAACCTCGGCCTGGGTCCAGGGCGATGCGCTCCGGCTGCCATTCCGCGACGGGGTGTTCACGGTGGCGGTTTCGGGCTTTGCGCTCCGGAACTTCGTGGCGATTCCGCCGGTGCTCGCCGAGCTGGCGCGGGTGCTGCAGCCGGGCGGGCGGCTCGGCCTGCTCGAGGTGGACCGGCCGCGGAATCCGCTGGTTGCGGCCGGGCACCGGTTCTATTTCCAGAAGGTGGTGCCGCGGGTGGGCGGGCTGCTCGCCGACCGGTCCGCCTACCACTACCTGCCCGAATCGGCGGCCTACCTGCCGGAGGAGGCGGAGATGGTCCGCATGCTGCGCGAGGCTGGCTTCCATCGCATCCGGAAGCAGCGGCCGATGTTCGGCGCCATCCAGTCGATCACGGCGGAGCGGCAATGA
- a CDS encoding MFS transporter: MLELPAPPAPAGGPFASLRYQQFRWLFASNIAFFFAMNGQFVVRSVLAYRLTGSELALGLINLVVAIPMLVVSPFGGVVADRVEKRRLIMTGQAVLVASELAVFVLLVLGLLEFWHLLAAVFVMGCTFPFIMPARQAIVASIVGRQGMANAMALQMGGMNAARVVGPVLAGFIIAVAGVRWVYAVAVTLYALAFFSMAHVHRAPPAEGARGRPVWSELLGGLRYAAGDPPVRALLVLSIIPILLAMPFQALLVVFADDVWHVGAGGLGVLQAAAGLGGIAGSFWVAFTSASPRKLRLMMSTLLAFAGSVLLFSISPWFLLALPLVFAADVFASAFTTTVNMLIQVLIPDEVRGRVMSLMMMTFGLTPLGTVPVSALAEALGAPAAVAVASVVTIALSLAVLAASRSLRGIDATVARALEAEAAAQPGFRPGMPPGAPAWAGRAPADAG, translated from the coding sequence ATGCTCGAACTCCCGGCTCCGCCGGCCCCCGCCGGCGGCCCCTTCGCCTCCCTCCGCTACCAGCAATTCCGCTGGCTCTTCGCCTCCAACATCGCCTTCTTCTTCGCGATGAACGGCCAGTTCGTCGTGCGCTCCGTCCTCGCCTACCGGCTCACCGGCAGCGAACTCGCCCTCGGCCTCATCAACCTCGTCGTCGCCATCCCCATGCTCGTCGTCTCGCCCTTCGGCGGCGTCGTCGCCGACCGCGTCGAAAAGCGCCGGCTGATCATGACCGGCCAGGCCGTCCTCGTCGCCTCCGAGCTCGCCGTCTTCGTCCTCCTCGTCCTCGGCCTGCTCGAATTCTGGCACCTGCTCGCCGCGGTCTTCGTCATGGGCTGCACCTTCCCGTTCATCATGCCCGCGCGCCAGGCGATCGTCGCCAGCATCGTCGGCCGGCAGGGGATGGCGAACGCCATGGCCCTCCAGATGGGCGGCATGAATGCTGCCCGCGTGGTCGGGCCGGTGCTCGCCGGGTTCATCATCGCTGTGGCCGGCGTCCGCTGGGTCTACGCCGTCGCCGTCACCCTCTACGCCCTGGCCTTCTTCTCCATGGCCCACGTCCACCGCGCGCCCCCGGCCGAAGGCGCCCGCGGCCGGCCCGTCTGGTCCGAGCTGCTCGGCGGGCTCCGCTACGCCGCCGGCGACCCGCCCGTGCGGGCCCTCCTCGTCCTCTCCATCATCCCGATCCTGCTGGCCATGCCGTTCCAGGCGCTCCTCGTCGTCTTCGCCGATGACGTCTGGCACGTCGGCGCCGGCGGCCTCGGCGTCCTCCAGGCCGCGGCCGGGCTCGGCGGCATCGCCGGGTCCTTCTGGGTCGCCTTCACCAGCGCGTCCCCCCGCAAGCTGCGCCTGATGATGAGCACCCTCCTGGCCTTCGCCGGGAGCGTCCTCCTTTTCTCCATCAGCCCCTGGTTCCTGCTCGCGCTCCCGCTCGTCTTCGCCGCCGATGTCTTCGCCAGCGCCTTCACCACCACGGTGAACATGCTCATCCAGGTGCTGATCCCCGATGAGGTCCGCGGCCGGGTGATGAGCCTGATGATGATGACCTTCGGCCTCACTCCGCTCGGCACCGTCCCCGTCAGCGCCCTCGCCGAAGCGCTCGGTGCGCCCGCGGCCGTCGCCGTCGCCTCGGTCGTGACCATCGCGCTCTCGCTGGCGGTGCTGGCCGCGAGCCGCTCGCTGCGCGGCATCGACGCCACCGTCGCCCGCGCCCTCGAAGCGGAGGCGGCCGCCCAGCCCGGGTTCCGCCCCGGCATGCCGCCCGGCGCCCCCGCCTGGGCCGGCCGCGCGCCCGCCGACGCCGGTTAG
- a CDS encoding serine hydrolase domain-containing protein, producing METSPRSAGFSPARLDRITAHIERHYIEPGKIAGCQVLVARHGIPAYFRSFGFMDLERQRPMRDDTIFRIYSMTKPITSVALMQLFEEARFMLNDPVARYLPSWEHQRVWVSGDGDEMETKAPNRPVSFRHVLSHTAGLTYGATNHPVDKAYRRLGIQRGPGETLDTFVEKLGRAPLRYEPGERWMYSFATDVCGALVERISGQRLDAYFRERIFEPLGMTDTAFFVPPEKQERFAANYQRQPDKTLRLIDDPETSSYLREPSFLSGGGGLVGTTHDYWSFCEMLRRGGELDGARIISSRTLELMTRNYLPGGQDLTSLAIGAFSETANEGVGFGLGFAVTLDAARAGTLGEGDYYWGGAASTIFWVDPREDLVCIFMTQLMPSGTFNFRGQLKNLIYSAID from the coding sequence GTGGAGACCTCACCCCGCAGCGCCGGCTTCTCCCCGGCCCGCCTCGACCGCATCACCGCCCACATCGAACGCCACTACATCGAACCCGGCAAAATCGCCGGCTGCCAGGTCCTCGTTGCCCGCCACGGAATCCCCGCCTACTTCCGCTCCTTCGGCTTCATGGACCTCGAACGCCAGCGCCCCATGCGCGACGACACCATCTTCCGCATCTACTCCATGACCAAGCCGATCACCTCCGTCGCCCTCATGCAGCTCTTCGAAGAAGCGCGCTTTATGCTGAACGACCCCGTCGCCCGTTACCTCCCCTCGTGGGAGCACCAGCGCGTCTGGGTCAGCGGCGACGGCGACGAGATGGAAACGAAAGCGCCGAACCGTCCCGTCTCGTTCAGGCACGTGCTCAGCCACACCGCCGGCCTCACCTACGGCGCAACCAACCACCCCGTCGATAAGGCCTACCGCCGCCTCGGCATCCAGCGCGGACCCGGCGAAACCCTCGATACCTTCGTCGAAAAGCTCGGCCGCGCGCCACTCCGCTACGAACCCGGCGAACGGTGGATGTACTCCTTCGCGACCGACGTCTGCGGCGCCCTCGTCGAACGGATCTCCGGCCAGCGGCTCGATGCATACTTCCGCGAGCGCATCTTCGAGCCGCTCGGCATGACCGACACCGCCTTCTTCGTCCCGCCCGAAAAGCAGGAGCGGTTCGCCGCCAACTACCAGCGCCAGCCCGATAAGACGCTCAGGCTCATCGACGACCCCGAGACCAGCAGCTACCTCCGCGAGCCGTCGTTCCTCTCGGGCGGGGGCGGGCTGGTCGGCACCACCCACGACTACTGGAGCTTCTGCGAAATGCTCCGTCGCGGGGGCGAACTCGATGGCGCCCGCATCATCAGCAGCCGCACGCTCGAACTGATGACCCGCAACTACCTGCCGGGCGGCCAGGACCTCACCAGCCTCGCCATCGGCGCCTTCTCGGAAACCGCAAACGAAGGCGTCGGGTTCGGCCTCGGCTTCGCCGTCACCCTCGATGCCGCCCGCGCCGGCACCCTCGGCGAGGGCGACTACTACTGGGGCGGCGCCGCCTCCACCATCTTCTGGGTCGACCCCCGCGAAGACCTCGTCTGCATCTTCATGACCCAGCTCATGCCGTCAGGCACCTTCAACTTCCGCGGCCAGCTCAAGAACCTCATCTACTCCGCCATCGACTGA
- a CDS encoding DUF302 domain-containing protein: MTATIEQLTFGLRRETGLPFHQAVEAVREALKAQGFGVLTEIDVQATLKAKLGAEMPPYLILGACNPPLAHRALSANPEVGMLLPCNVVVRDTGRGIVVEAMDPVAAMSIVQDPEVAEVAKQAREKIAAALAALE, translated from the coding sequence ATGACCGCAACGATCGAACAGCTGACGTTTGGCCTGCGCCGGGAGACAGGCCTGCCGTTCCACCAGGCGGTGGAGGCGGTCCGCGAGGCGCTGAAGGCGCAGGGGTTCGGGGTGCTGACCGAGATCGATGTGCAGGCGACGCTGAAGGCGAAGCTCGGCGCGGAGATGCCGCCCTACCTCATCCTCGGGGCGTGCAATCCGCCGCTGGCCCACCGGGCGCTGAGCGCGAACCCGGAGGTCGGGATGCTGCTGCCGTGCAACGTGGTGGTGCGGGATACGGGCCGCGGCATTGTGGTCGAGGCGATGGACCCGGTGGCGGCGATGAGCATCGTCCAGGACCCCGAGGTGGCGGAGGTGGCGAAGCAGGCGCGGGAGAAGATCGCGGCGGCGCTCGCGGCGCTCGAGTAG